From Capra hircus breed San Clemente chromosome 1, ASM170441v1, whole genome shotgun sequence, the proteins below share one genomic window:
- the RWDD2B gene encoding RWD domain-containing protein 2B produces MTEIDQAEAQLSELDLLASMFPGENELIMNDQLALAELKECIEKRTMEGRSSKVYFTISMNLDVSEEAMVMFSLACILPFKYPAVLPEITVRSEFLSRSEQAQLNTDLTAYLQKNCLGDVCILNATEWVREHASGYISKDVTPSPAPGSTVQPGDHVLTRLWIYSHHIYNKYKRKNILEWAKELSLSGFSMPGKPGVVCVEGPQSACEEFWSRLRKLNWKRILIRHREDIPFDGTSEDMERQRKFSVFEEKVFSVNGARGNHMDFGQLYQFLNANKCGNVFQMLFGVEGQ; encoded by the exons ATGACTGAGATTGACCAGGCAGAGGCCCAACTCTCTGAGTTGGACCTGCTGGCCAGTATGTTCCCTGGTGAGAACGAGCTCATCATGAATGACCAGCTGGCTTTAGCAGAACTGAAAGAGTGCATTGAAAAGAGGACCATGGAAGGACGATCTTCAAAAGTTTACTTTACAATCAGTATGAACCTGGACGTATCTGAGGAAGCAATG gTGATGTTTTCTCTGGCCTGTATTCTTCCTTTTAAATACCCTGCAGTTCTGCCTGAAATTACTGTCAG GTCAGAATTCTTAAGTAGATCCGAGCAGGCTCAGCTGAACACGGATCTGACTGCATACCTACAAAAGAACTGTCTCGGAGATGTCTGTATACTGAATGCCACAGAGTGGGTTCGAGAACATGCTTCTGGCTACATCAGCAAAGACGTCACTCCATCCCCTGCTCCAGGAAGTACAGTCCAGCCAGGTGACCACGTTCTCACAAGGCTCTGGATCTACAGCCATCATATCTACAacaaatacaaaagaaagaatattCTTGAGTGGGCAAAGGAGCTTTCCCTCTCTGGGTTTAGCATGCCTGGGAAACCTGGTGTTGTTTGTGTGGAAGGCCCACAGAGTGCCTGTGAAGAATTCTGGTCAAG GCTCAGAAAATTAAACTGGAAGAGAATTTTAATTCGCCATCGAGAAGATATTCCTTTTGATGGTACGAGTGAGGACATGGAGAGACaaagaaaattttcagtttttgaagaaaaagtATTCAGTGTTAATGGAGCCAGAGGAAACCACATGGACTTTGGTCAGCTGTATCAGTTTTTGAATGCCAACAAATGTGGGAATGTTTTCCAGATGTTGTTTGGTGTGGAAGGACAGTGA